The following coding sequences are from one Ornithodoros turicata isolate Travis chromosome 1, ASM3712646v1, whole genome shotgun sequence window:
- the LOC135378226 gene encoding uncharacterized protein LOC135378226 has product MAEAPPPPSQLAEGGPPANAPAPDGGPPAPIGPESASPPGAHNAAELASSGAGATNAVGGIVLPDAVPPAPSATSPGEAPVASTAPVGPPTEGIQPASPTAFSPPPTGEPATQVALTVAFRPSATSPTQVAPPGQMPLGTTVSPSFMPTTSQAEGQLALTPAHKSSEIEKRISIMLDRIPFNDDGKATNKKEYLAAVKTYEENIGGQVVKAKLYLQSKPESHDEADYYDGRGRKRSRELVDYRGQERCRDEYDRSDRRDSEKDFFNIRSSGANFRRPDDFFCDETSQNGRMRFNPAAEELYRVGIDQPPEARVRLDMGYKGMVLRRPEEMEQAGMGYEGVGRPRYANMERQHEVRFYEDNDRGVASFPQGYDLQTPDAASLPFTVVNVPSMTYVPMSPPQIPTTVLGSQQMVDLQVPITQTSIQTVPPQLLVPGAAQMALQIAAQTVPNALQVPCQMPPYMSPQIEAMAPNVVPQIAQQVAPSMAQQVSPIMTAQMASQVALQMPPKMTPQVAPQVAVQCPAQTSPHIRSQMVSQAPLSAPPQANLDFEISLTQLSPNLRSTPVHMTEPAPIPKTPFHPGFAITQGTSTRQVNHTGVPNRSKTVTIHPGPSAVTIEASIQASVPSLQDDFDGSQSEPSREKLSPDTARGELLSDTNQNAPLKSPTSVLPEGSGILSIAERVIQRIKQQLAGFDGRQDSSVSLHGDKSVFLKADYQRHREGISHGPPDLMSVPREDSSVCKPTEAKLGEGVQKEYIASIKRVIKANYVSDESVNMNKADEGEGGRTLSGMARERSPETASKKGKKQTEEESSEEDVKDEGTRRKRKGRKKGKRKEDDTSDDEDNEKRSRKGKKRHARKRSSVEEDEDSDMHRTERGRNSGSRTFAASATAGVKTQRFLMQLNVSDKNVRDTQKEREEEIEEERRRRIEKEREEEIEEERRRRIAKERQEEIEEERRRRIENERDLRKEQIYRERRKLMEIQQEIERERDRQQLEQAIAERESAREQRRKEREQREREREEWEKDKVQRQRELDRWERERDEKQKADDVKVRERLRKEREVSKGNLTDAYSKLREGEKPKSSLSAAYNHNFTVRISPSREADLRHQQMRHQTMQLRVRSPPNSYFMQPPRLPMQMYQQSAQQQQYATPTQPFQFPGPCLRLPAAAPSGGPYYRNVMAVSSAEIVREPIPGSSKNTSRQKKLSTEWWSRKRDDREKRTPSTVRSFSATSRKSREGYQDTGSRRSTSRHRRNRKRTDNDDEYDEESSEEYNDEEDDYDDSEPPRRKPDRDEYDYDRSRSSHSIKSRGKKDPNARADRRRPRSTATDIERTERPMDYAMNVKLSHSRSREQEKGRGRLLQQYDRENGFPCASQTLHMDAKRQEGEQDGTWKFTASAGQPKSRESPKPPPKPQRVRSPAPLVRVTSKSTILHEDDVEEDSLVRVTYSPGGSRRI; this is encoded by the coding sequence ATGGCGGAAGCGCCGCCACCTCCATCACAGCTAGCAGAGGGCGGTCCGCCAGCCAATGCTCCAGCTCCTGACGGCGGACCTCCAGCACCGATTGGTCCTGAAAGCGCCTCACCACCTGGAGCCCACAATGCAGCCGAATTAGCATCCTCTGGAGCTGGAGCTACAAATGCTGTTGGAGGGATTGTATTACCTGATGCAGTTCCTCCTGCTCCGAGCGCAACTTCTCCTGGTGAGGCACCCGTGGCGTCCACTGCACCTGTTGGGCCTCCCACAGAAGGGATCCAACCAGCTTCACCAACGGCCTTTTCTCCACCCCCTACTGGAGAGCCTGCGACGCAAGTTGCGCTAACAGTTGCCTTTCGACCCTCTGCTACCTCGCCAACTCAGGTCGCGCCACCGGGACAAATGCCTCTAGGCACTACTGTATCACCATCTTTTATGCCCACGACGTCTCAAGCAGAGGGACAGTTGGCGCTAACACCTGCTCATAAATCATCGGAAATTGAAAAAAGGATATCAATTATGCTCGATCGTATTCCATTCAATGACGACGGGAAGGCCACGAACAAGAAAGAGTATCTCGCTGCCGTCAAAACATACGAAGAAAATATCGGCGGCCAAGTTGTGAAAGCAAAGCTATACCTTCAGTCGAAACCTGAATCCCACGATGAAGCTGATTATTACGACGGAAGAGGTAGGAAACGAAGCAGAGAACTGGTTGATTACAGAGGACAAGAAAGATGTAGGGATGAGTATGATCGAAGTGATAGACGCGACTCTGAGAAGGACTTCTTCAATATAAGAAGCTCTGGTGCAAATTTCCGCCGTCCAGATGATTTCTTTTGCGACGAAACAAGCCAAAATGGACGGATGAGGTTCAACCCTGCGGCTGAGGAGCTGTACAGGGTGGGAATAGACCAACCCCCTGAGGCGAGGGTTCGCCTTGATATGGGGTATAAGGGGATGGTGCTTCGACGACCTGAGGAGATGGAACAGGCCGGTATGGGCTACGAAGGAGTAGGTCGGCCTCGCTATGCAAACATGGAAAGGCAACACGAAGTAAGGTTTTATGAGGATAATGACAGAGGAGTTGCATCTTTCCCTCAAGGATACGATCTTCAAACTCCAGACGCAGCAAGCTTGCCTTTTACGGTTGTGAACGTCCCATCTATGACATACGTACCAATGTCTCCTCCACAAATTCCAACAACGGTATTAGGATCACAACAAATGGTAGATCTGCAAGTTCCGATCACGCAAACTTCAATTCAGACAGTGCCTCCACAGCTACTCGTTCCGGGTGCAGCACAAATGGCATTGCAAATAGCTGCACAAACAGTACCCAATGCTCTGCAGGTACCATGTCAGATGCCTCCTTATATGTCTCCACAAATCGAAGCGATGGCCCCAAATGTAGTTCCACAAATTGCTCAGCAGGTGGCCCCAAGTATGGCACAACAAGTGAGCCCCATCATGACAGCACAGATGGCATCCCAAGTTGCACTACAAATGCCTCCGAAAATGACTCCTCAGGTGGCTCCGCAAGTTGCTGTACAGTGCCCTGCACAGACATCTCCACACATAAGGTCACAGATGGTCTCTCAGGCTCCCCTATCAGCGCCGCCTCAAGCAAATCTAGACTTTGAAATTTCTCTCACTCAACTGTCCCCAAACCTTAGGAGTACGCCGGTGCATATGACAGAGCCTGCACCCATACCAAAGACCCCTTTTCATCCAGGATTTGCAATTACACAAGGAACGTCGACAAGACAAGTCAATCACACAGGCGTGCCAAATCGATCTAAAACAGTGACAATTCATCCAGGACCGTCTGCAGTTACAATTGAGGCTTCAATACAAGCAAGCGTGCCATCTTTGCAGGATGATTTTGATGGGTCTCAGAGCGAACCATCAAGAGAGAAATTATCTCCTGACACAGCAAGAGGAGAGCTTTTGTCCGACACGAACCAAAATGCACCTCTCAAGTCGCCTACGTCCGTTCTACCGGAAGGTAGCGGTATTCTGAGCATAGCTGAAAGGGTCATTCAGAGGATAAAACAACAGCTGGCAGGTTTTGACGGCAGGCAAGATTCGTCTGTATCTCTGCATGGCGACAAATCTGTTTTCCTAAAAGCTGATTACCAAAGGCATCGTGAAGGAATATCACATGGGCCGCCTGACCTCATGAGTGTACCACGTGAGGACAGTAGCGTATGTAAGCCGACAGAGGCGAAGTTGGGTGAAGGAGTTCAAAAGGAATACATTGCATCAATTAAGAGAGTTATAAAGGCGAATTACGTGAGCGACGAGTCCGTAAACATGAATAAGGCTGACGAAGGTGAAGGAGGCAGGACGTTGTCAGGAATGGCGAGGGAACGGTCTCCGGAGACCGCctcaaaaaaaggaaagaaacaaacagaagAGGAAAGCTCAGAAGAGGATGTCAAGGACGAGGGAACGCGGAGGAAacggaaaggaagaaagaaaggaaaacgaaaGGAAGACGATACCTCTGACGATGAGGATAACGAGAAACGGTCaaggaaagggaagaaaagacACGCAAGAAAGAGGAGCTCAGTTGAAGAGGACGAGGATAGCGACATGCACAGGACAGAACGTGGGAGGAACTCTGGAAGCAGGACCTTCGCAGCATCTGCCACTGCTGGCGTAAAGACGCAGCGATTTCTCATGCAGTTGAACGTGTCTGACAAAAACGTGAGAGATAcgcaaaaagagagagaagaggaaaTAGAGGAGGAACGAAGGCGAAGGATCGAAAAGGAGAGAGAAGAGGAAATAGAGGAGGAACGAAGGCGAAGGATCGCAAAGGAGAGACAAGAGGAAATAGAGGAGGAACGTAGGAGGAGGATTGAAAATGAAAGAGATCTCAGAAAAGAACAAATATATAGGGAAAGAAGGAAACTCATGGAGATTCAACAAGAGATAGAACGGGAACGCGATAGGCAACAGTTGGAGCAAGCAATAGCAGAAAGGGAGTCAGCTAGAGAAcaacgaagaaaagaaagggagcaGCGCGAAAGAGAGAGGGAAGAATGGGAGAAGGACAAAGTACAGCGACAGAGGGAGCTTGATCGCTGGGAAAGAGAACGAGATGAAAAACAGAAAGCTGATGATGTGAAGGTGCGTGAACGATtgagaaaagagagagaagtaTCAAAAGGCAATTTGACTGACGCGTACAGCAAGTTAAGAGAAGGTGAAAAACCAAAGTCTAGTTTAAGTGCGGCCTACAATCATAATTTTACAGTAAGAATTTCTCCTAGTCGAGAGGCCGATTTACGCCATCAGCAGATGAGACACCAAACAATGCAATTGCGAGTACGGTCGCCTCCAAATTCATATTTCATGCAGCCACCACGATTACCCATGCAAATGTATCAACAATCAGCACAGCagcaacaatacgcaacaccgACTCAGCCCTTCCAATTTCCGGGGCCCTGCCTGAGGCTTCCAGCCGCAGCCCCGTCCGGTGGGCCGTATTACCGAAATGTAATGGCAGTATCATCTGCTGAGATAGTGAGGGAACCCATCCCAGGGTCATCAAAAAACACATCAAGGCAGAAGAAACTTTCAACAGAATGGTGGAGTCGAAAGAGAGACGACCGCGAAAAAAGGACGCCATCGACTGTCCGAAGTTTCAGTGCTACATCACGCAAGTCGCGCGAGGGCTACCAAGACACGGGAAGTCGGAGGTCTACGTCCCGTCATCGTCGGAATAGGAAACGCACAGATAACGATGACGAGTACGATGAGGAAAGTTCTGAGGAATACAACGATGAGGAAGACGACTACGATGACTCAGAGCCTCCTCGGAGGAAGCCAGACCGTGATGAATACGACTATGACAGGTCGCGCAGCAGTCACAGTATCAAGAGTCGggggaaaaaagatccaaatGCTCGTGCTGATCGCAGAAGACCGCGGTCAACGGCCACTGATATCGAACGCACAGAGAGGCCAATGGACTATGCAATGAATGTGAAGTTGTCCCATAGCCGAAGCAGAGagcaagaaaaaggaagagggcgTCTCTTGCAGCAGTATGATAGAGAAAACGGGTTTCCGTGCGCAAGTCAGACATTGCACATGGACGCTAAGCGCCAAGAGGGGGAACAAGATGGCACTTGGAAGTTCACCGCATCCGCAGGCCAACCTAAGTCACGTGAGTCACCCAAACCACCGCCTAAGCCTCAACGGGTGAGGTCGCCAGCTCCGCTAGTTAGAGTTACCAGCAAGTCAACGATACTTCATGAGGATGATGTTGAAGAAGACAGCCTTGTTCGTGTCACTTATTCACCAGGTGGATCGCGCCGTATCTAA